In the genome of Streptomyces fagopyri, the window GACGAGCACCGGGAACGCCAGGCCGATGATGGCCAACTGCACGGCCTCGATACCCACGTTGAACACCAGCAGCGACCACAGCAGCGTCCACGACCACGCGTCGTGGATGCCCAGCGCGCCCGCGAATCCCAGCCCGTGCACCAGACCGAAGCAGAACACGACACCCAACCGGGTCCAGCCCGCGCGGTCCAGGCCGAAGTGGCCCTCCCCCGCTGTCCCGAGGTCGGCCGCTTCGACACCACGCCGCCACACGCGCCACAGGTACCAGCCCGCGACCACCGCGATGGACAGGGCGATCACCGGCTCCACCACCGCCGGAGGCACGTCCACCACTCCGAGGGCGGCGAGCAGGAACGTCACCGAGTGCGCCAGGGTGAAACTCGTGGCGGCGAGGACGACTTCGCGGGGGCGCCGCGAACCGGCGATCAGCGCCAGCAGGAACAGGATGTGGTCGATGCCGGTCAACAGGTGCTCCGCGCCCAGGCGGAAGAACTCCCAGAACCGCTCGTACCACGACTGCGAGATCGAGAAGGAGGGATGCTCCCCGTCGAGCGCCGCGCTGCCCGAACGGTCGCCGACCTCGTAGGTGACGATCGTCTTCGCGTCGCGGACGTAGTGCTCGCCGTCCGGGAACAGTGCGCTGCGTACGACGTGGTCGTCGCCCTCCGCCGGGCAGGACCAGTCGAGCACCAGTCCCGCGTAGGGCACGTCCTCACGGCGGCCGATCGTGAAGTCACCCGTGCGCGTGGCCCGGCAGGCCGTCCCACCCGAGGTGACCGAGAACCGGTCGGTCACGTACTTCACGGCCGAGCCCGCGTGGGCGTCGAGCGCCTCGGCCTGCCGGGCGGAGTCGCCCGCGTCGAACGCGGCGGTGCCTGAACGGAACAGCGGATCGTCGTGCCCGGAGTCGGCGGCGGACACGACGAAGAGGTCGTACTCGACGTCCACGGCCGTCCGCAGGCGGCCTCCGTCCCCTTCGGTGACATGGACGTACACGGTCGAGCTGAATCCGTGCGCCGCGGCCGGGCCGCCGACGCACAGAAGGGTGATCACCGCTGCGGCGAGGGCGAGGAGGGCGCGGCGGAACAGTCGTGACATGGTGCTCCTTCGGGTTGCCCGTGCACCGTCCATGTCATCGGTGAACTCGCGCCGCCACATCGGCGAACCCCACAAGAACAAGCGTGCGGAAGGGGCCTTCGAGGGCGGGAACCCACGCGCCGGCACAGCAGGATGGGGGTGTACCGCCCGCCACCACCCGAAGGACGATCACCTTGCGCCCCCCGCTCAGCGCCCTGGCCGCACTGGCCGCGGTCGCCGCGCTGGTCACCGGATGCGGTGCCGGCGACGACTGGTCACGTCCGCACCCCAGGCCCACCGCCGTGGGTGCCCTGGGCGCCGGATTCGTCGACGCCGCCCGACGGCCCCAGCCCGAGGCGACCACCACGCCACGGCCCGGTTCCTGGAACGGCGTCCACCCGCCGAAGGACTACCGGGTCGTCCTGCTCACTTCCGGTCACGACCGTCCCACTCGGACTCTCGTCACCGCGGTCAGGTCCTGGGCCCGAGCCGAACACGTCTCGCTGCGCACCATCACCGCCTCGGGTCCCTCCGACCTCGTCCCCAGCGCCACCAGGGCCCTCGCCATGCGACCGGACCTCGTGATCAGCGCGGGCAACGA includes:
- a CDS encoding HupE/UreJ family protein; this encodes MSRLFRRALLALAAAVITLLCVGGPAAAHGFSSTVYVHVTEGDGGRLRTAVDVEYDLFVVSAADSGHDDPLFRSGTAAFDAGDSARQAEALDAHAGSAVKYVTDRFSVTSGGTACRATRTGDFTIGRREDVPYAGLVLDWSCPAEGDDHVVRSALFPDGEHYVRDAKTIVTYEVGDRSGSAALDGEHPSFSISQSWYERFWEFFRLGAEHLLTGIDHILFLLALIAGSRRPREVVLAATSFTLAHSVTFLLAALGVVDVPPAVVEPVIALSIAVVAGWYLWRVWRRGVEAADLGTAGEGHFGLDRAGWTRLGVVFCFGLVHGLGFAGALGIHDAWSWTLLWSLLVFNVGIEAVQLAIIGLAFPVLVLIRRQAPWAGLWTTGTISAGVAAMGLVWFVQRVSAV
- a CDS encoding type 1 periplasmic-binding domain-containing protein, yielding MRPPLSALAALAAVAALVTGCGAGDDWSRPHPRPTAVGALGAGFVDAARRPQPEATTTPRPGSWNGVHPPKDYRVVLLTSGHDRPTRTLVTAVRSWARAEHVSLRTITASGPSDLVPSATRALAMRPDLVISAGNDLIDPLAMVTPNHLAQQFLVVGAELAEPTANVTAVDWSGASFRGEGLGMSSTYDAGSFTERRCSAAVRAGVAAVLHDLTGIVLWLDRS